One segment of Argonema galeatum A003/A1 DNA contains the following:
- a CDS encoding phycobiliprotein lyase, translating into MTSLLRISQTAEESLIAAFFRESEGKWRSERRYYTLPEGETKEMVSIIAIEFLERASEELRQLAQLHGLSDEACLNCGAKVSWESKDSVTERKESKGSTLFGALGTTLYRDRGFATSKPVTAEYYFPNPKTLCLRTEYNGSVFEEELKLIGTNYRTRQSIISRAGEQLMIGQYLEKRIY; encoded by the coding sequence GTGACATCACTACTACGCATTTCCCAAACAGCTGAAGAATCCTTAATTGCAGCCTTTTTCCGGGAATCGGAAGGCAAATGGCGTTCTGAACGACGCTACTATACCCTGCCGGAGGGAGAAACCAAAGAAATGGTAAGTATCATCGCAATTGAATTTTTGGAAAGAGCAAGTGAAGAACTGCGCCAATTGGCACAGCTGCATGGTTTAAGTGATGAAGCGTGTTTAAATTGTGGGGCTAAAGTCAGTTGGGAAAGCAAAGATTCCGTGACAGAACGCAAAGAATCTAAGGGTTCTACGCTGTTTGGAGCATTGGGAACAACACTGTATCGCGATCGCGGTTTTGCCACATCCAAACCAGTCACCGCCGAATACTACTTCCCCAATCCCAAAACATTGTGTTTGCGGACGGAGTACAACGGATCTGTGTTTGAGGAAGAATTAAAACTAATCGGTACAAACTACCGCACGAGGCAAAGCATCATTTCTCGCGCTGGTGAGCAGTTAATGATCGGTCAGTATTTGGAAAAACGAATTTATTAA
- a CDS encoding diflavin flavoprotein produces the protein MTNYQLPITKPMQETKKRDVQVIPIGADTLILRSRTWDRLKFEVEYSLQKGTTANSYVIQGEKTALIDPPGESFTAIYLEAVQKRLALKKVDYVILGHVNPNRSVTLKALLELAPQITFVTSNPGAIALRSTLQNDDLNIIVIRAEETLDLGKGHQLRFIPTPTPRWPDSLCTYDPLTQILYTDKLFGTHICGDQVFDEGWTNLSEDRRFYYDCLHASQAKQVETALDKLADLTVKLYAVSHGPLVRYSLKELTQFYREWNQLQKNQDITITLIYASAYGNTATLAQAIAKGITKAGVAVESINCEFTEPAEIQAAIEKSSGFIIGSPTLGGHAPTQIQTALGIVLSTAPKTQLAGVFGSYGWSGEAVDLIEGKLRDAGYRFGFEPIRAKFKPTDVILQQCKEAGTDFAQTLKKAKKAATPRQRVSDSQTDRTEQAMGRVIGSLCVLTAKRGEISSAMLASWVSQATFNPPGLTVAVAKDRAVESLTHTGDKFVLNILQEGKELRKHFLKPFSPAEDRFAGISTQEASNGCYILNDALAYLECTVQNRMESGDHWVVYASIENGKVLHPDGVTAVHYRKSGSHY, from the coding sequence ATGACCAATTACCAATTACCAATTACCAAACCTATGCAAGAAACTAAAAAACGAGATGTTCAAGTAATACCGATCGGTGCAGATACATTAATCCTGCGCTCCCGCACCTGGGATCGGCTTAAGTTTGAAGTTGAATACTCTTTGCAAAAAGGGACAACAGCGAATTCCTATGTCATTCAGGGAGAAAAAACTGCCCTAATTGACCCTCCGGGTGAATCATTTACGGCGATTTATTTGGAAGCCGTACAAAAACGCCTCGCTCTCAAAAAAGTAGATTATGTAATTTTAGGGCACGTCAATCCCAACCGTTCAGTAACACTAAAAGCGTTGCTAGAATTAGCGCCTCAAATTACTTTTGTTACCTCTAATCCAGGTGCGATCGCACTCCGTTCCACCCTGCAAAACGACGATTTAAACATTATCGTCATTCGAGCGGAAGAAACCTTAGACTTAGGTAAAGGTCATCAACTGCGCTTCATTCCCACTCCTACCCCTCGGTGGCCAGATTCCCTTTGCACCTACGATCCGCTCACACAAATCCTATATACCGATAAACTATTCGGAACACATATTTGTGGCGATCAAGTATTTGATGAAGGCTGGACAAACCTATCAGAAGATCGGCGCTTTTATTATGATTGCCTTCACGCTTCCCAGGCAAAACAGGTAGAAACAGCACTCGATAAACTGGCAGATTTAACAGTAAAATTATACGCAGTTTCTCATGGCCCGTTGGTGCGTTACAGCCTGAAAGAACTAACTCAGTTTTATCGAGAATGGAACCAGCTGCAAAAGAATCAAGACATTACAATTACCTTAATTTATGCTTCCGCTTATGGCAACACAGCCACCTTAGCGCAAGCAATTGCTAAAGGTATTACCAAAGCAGGAGTTGCTGTAGAATCAATTAACTGCGAATTTACCGAACCAGCAGAAATTCAAGCAGCAATTGAAAAATCATCTGGTTTTATTATTGGTTCTCCTACCCTTGGCGGTCACGCACCCACCCAAATTCAAACCGCATTAGGAATTGTGCTATCCACAGCACCAAAAACTCAGTTAGCTGGTGTATTTGGTTCTTATGGTTGGAGTGGCGAAGCTGTTGATTTAATTGAAGGCAAATTAAGAGATGCTGGTTATCGTTTTGGATTTGAACCAATCCGCGCCAAATTCAAACCTACCGATGTAATATTACAACAGTGCAAAGAAGCGGGAACTGATTTTGCACAAACTTTGAAAAAAGCTAAAAAAGCTGCTACTCCCAGACAACGAGTTAGCGATTCCCAAACCGATCGTACAGAACAAGCGATGGGACGAGTTATTGGTTCCCTTTGCGTGCTAACAGCTAAGCGAGGAGAGATTTCTAGCGCTATGTTAGCATCTTGGGTTTCTCAAGCAACTTTTAATCCTCCAGGTCTTACTGTTGCTGTTGCTAAAGACCGTGCTGTTGAGTCTTTAACTCATACAGGAGATAAATTTGTTTTGAATATTTTGCAAGAGGGGAAGGAATTGCGGAAGCATTTCTTAAAACCCTTTAGTCCTGCTGAAGACAGATTTGCTGGGATATCCACTCAAGAAGCTAGTAATGGCTGTTACATTTTAAATGACGCTCTTGCTTATCTGGAATGTACCGTCCAAAACCGCATGGAATCTGGCGACCACTGGGTAGTATATGCAAGCATTGAAAACGGCAAAGTGCTACATCCAGATGGTGTGACTGCTGTCCATTATCGCAAATCTGGTAGCCATTATTAA
- a CDS encoding pantothenate kinase — MQPQKNLWLALAIGNTRLHWALFADGILEETWDSNHLGESENSPLLLSPPLCHSPSPPLYLASVVPEQTALWLFYPEVRVISLDQVPLLGVYSTLGIDRALAVLGAGKTFGWPILVMDAGTAFTFTGADGAGQLVGGAILPGLTLQVKSLAQGTAALPEIELPATLPPRWSLNTTSAIQSGIIHTVLAGIADFMEAWGQEFPESRIVLTGGSSTSILSYLQALFPLLAAKVTVDPHLIFWGMRSIVIAND; from the coding sequence GTGCAACCGCAAAAAAATTTATGGTTAGCATTGGCGATCGGCAATACAAGGCTACACTGGGCTTTGTTTGCTGACGGAATCCTTGAGGAAACGTGGGATAGCAATCATCTTGGGGAATCGGAGAATTCGCCGCTTTTATTATCTCCCCCTCTCTGCCACTCCCCCTCCCCGCCTCTTTATTTGGCTTCTGTGGTTCCCGAACAGACAGCGCTTTGGCTCTTTTACCCAGAAGTTCGCGTGATTAGCTTAGACCAAGTGCCACTGCTTGGAGTTTATTCCACACTGGGAATCGATCGCGCTTTAGCTGTGTTGGGTGCTGGAAAAACTTTTGGTTGGCCGATACTGGTGATGGATGCCGGTACAGCCTTTACCTTCACGGGTGCAGATGGGGCTGGGCAGCTGGTCGGTGGGGCGATTTTACCTGGATTGACGTTGCAGGTAAAGTCTTTAGCTCAAGGAACAGCTGCCCTGCCGGAAATTGAGTTACCTGCAACTTTACCGCCACGATGGTCGCTAAATACAACATCAGCTATTCAGAGCGGTATAATTCACACGGTTTTAGCTGGAATAGCCGATTTTATGGAGGCTTGGGGGCAAGAGTTTCCAGAAAGTCGGATTGTTTTGACAGGAGGCTCAAGCACGTCTATTCTCTCCTATCTGCAAGCTTTATTTCCGCTCTTAGCTGCGAAAGTGACTGTTGACCCCCACCTAATCTTTTGGGGAATGCGATCGATCGTCATTGCTAATGACTAA
- a CDS encoding alpha/beta fold hydrolase: MTLPLRNSRLKLSCGKIFWREVGKGPTLVFLHGSWSDGNQWLPVIERLSLEYHCLAPDLLGFGESEQPDVHYSIELQLEFLAEYLKALNLQRVYLVGHSLGGWIAASYALKYMDCVGGLVLLAPEGVKVEGVRRNWWWARWLMEREKLVSWLLRSIPTLGKLAKYKFLGWVEKIRHLLNPLQQMLESPAACQLLFQRRSSEIEAELLQERLPWLKIPVLILQSEQDNPTALALNQAYAKLAPEAQLKLLSEGSNDLPEQLADEVAKYIRQFVISH, from the coding sequence ATGACTCTACCCTTACGCAATTCCCGGCTGAAGTTGTCTTGCGGGAAAATTTTCTGGCGTGAAGTTGGTAAAGGGCCAACTTTGGTGTTTCTACACGGTTCTTGGAGTGATGGCAATCAGTGGCTACCAGTAATTGAGCGTTTGAGTCTGGAATACCATTGCTTAGCACCAGATTTACTGGGGTTTGGGGAATCGGAACAACCGGATGTTCACTATTCGATCGAGCTACAGCTAGAGTTTCTGGCTGAGTACTTGAAGGCGTTGAACTTACAACGGGTTTATTTAGTCGGTCACTCGCTTGGGGGCTGGATTGCTGCCAGCTATGCTCTGAAATATATGGATTGCGTTGGCGGGCTAGTGCTGCTGGCACCTGAAGGAGTGAAAGTTGAGGGGGTGAGAAGAAACTGGTGGTGGGCGCGGTGGTTGATGGAACGTGAAAAGTTAGTGTCTTGGTTGTTGCGATCGATCCCGACTCTGGGAAAATTGGCAAAATACAAGTTTCTTGGTTGGGTAGAGAAAATTAGGCATTTACTAAACCCCTTGCAACAAATGCTGGAATCACCGGCAGCCTGCCAGCTACTCTTCCAACGACGTAGCTCAGAAATTGAAGCCGAGTTATTGCAAGAACGATTGCCTTGGCTGAAAATTCCTGTTTTGATCTTGCAAAGCGAGCAAGACAATCCCACAGCTTTAGCCCTCAATCAAGCCTACGCCAAGCTTGCTCCCGAAGCGCAGCTAAAGTTGCTCTCTGAAGGCTCAAATGATTTACCCGAACAACTAGCCGATGAGGTGGCGAAGTATATTCGTCAATTTGTCATTAGTCATTAG
- a CDS encoding diflavin flavoprotein yields MVALTERTQKRLTMQTIEIAPETTAIRSLDWDRDRFDIEFGLQNGTTYNSFLIRGEQTALVDTSHAKFRQQYLDTLAGLIDPAEIDYLIISHTEPDHSGLVKDMLELAPEVTVVGSKVAIQFLEDLVHSPFKRRIIKNGDKLDLGKGHELEFVIAPNLHWPDTSFSFDRKTSILFTCDAFGMHYCSDRTFDEDLAAINEDFRYYYDCLMGPNARSVLSALKRMGELPEIGTIATGHGPLLRYHVEELTGRYRRWSQAQTKAETNVAVFYISDYGYSDPLSQAISHGITKTGVAVEMMDLRTADPQEVRELVDTATGLIIGGIPTSNQNAQTGLSTILAAAKSKQSIGLFESGGGDDESVYPLRNKFKELGLTEVFPAILVKETPNDATYQLCDEAGTDMGQWLSRDRTVKQMKSLDNDLDKALGRISGGLYIITAQKGNVSGAMLASWVAQASFKPLGVTIAVAKDRAIESLMHTGDKFVLNVLEEGNYQALMRHFLKRFPPGADRFAGIKTQPDSNGCPILTDALAYLECQVASRMELSDHYIVYATIDVGRVSKTEALAAVHHRKVGNHY; encoded by the coding sequence ATGGTAGCGCTCACCGAAAGAACCCAAAAGCGGCTGACAATGCAGACGATCGAGATTGCGCCCGAAACGACAGCGATTCGATCGCTAGACTGGGATCGCGATCGCTTCGACATCGAATTTGGGCTGCAAAACGGCACCACATATAATTCATTTCTAATTCGAGGCGAGCAAACTGCTTTAGTTGACACTTCCCACGCCAAGTTTCGCCAACAGTATCTAGACACCCTTGCAGGTCTGATCGACCCAGCAGAGATAGATTATTTAATTATCAGCCACACCGAACCAGACCACAGCGGTTTAGTCAAAGATATGCTGGAACTGGCTCCTGAAGTCACTGTGGTAGGGTCAAAGGTGGCAATCCAGTTTTTAGAGGATTTGGTACACAGTCCGTTTAAGCGGCGGATAATCAAAAATGGCGACAAGCTGGATCTAGGTAAAGGTCACGAATTAGAATTTGTGATTGCACCAAATTTACACTGGCCCGATACCAGCTTCAGCTTCGATCGTAAAACCAGTATCCTCTTTACCTGCGATGCCTTTGGGATGCACTACTGTTCCGATCGCACTTTTGATGAGGATTTGGCAGCGATTAATGAAGATTTCCGCTATTATTACGACTGCCTGATGGGGCCAAATGCCCGTTCTGTGCTATCTGCCTTAAAGCGGATGGGGGAATTGCCAGAAATAGGTACGATCGCCACAGGTCATGGCCCCCTGTTGCGCTACCACGTTGAAGAACTCACGGGTCGCTACCGGCGGTGGAGTCAAGCGCAAACTAAAGCAGAGACAAATGTAGCCGTATTTTATATTTCAGATTACGGATACAGCGATCCTCTCTCCCAAGCGATCTCTCACGGGATCACCAAAACTGGCGTCGCCGTAGAAATGATGGATTTGAGGACAGCAGATCCCCAGGAAGTGCGCGAATTAGTGGATACCGCTACTGGTTTAATCATTGGTGGGATACCCACATCAAATCAAAATGCCCAAACAGGATTAAGTACCATTTTAGCTGCTGCCAAATCGAAGCAATCGATCGGGCTGTTTGAGTCTGGCGGTGGAGATGATGAGTCAGTTTATCCCCTGCGGAATAAGTTTAAGGAATTGGGACTAACAGAAGTATTCCCAGCTATTTTGGTCAAAGAAACGCCAAATGATGCAACTTATCAGTTGTGTGATGAAGCGGGGACAGATATGGGCCAATGGCTGAGTCGCGATCGCACCGTCAAGCAAATGAAATCCCTTGATAACGATCTCGACAAAGCTTTGGGAAGGATTAGCGGCGGATTATACATCATTACTGCTCAAAAAGGCAATGTCAGCGGTGCTATGCTTGCTTCTTGGGTCGCTCAAGCCAGTTTCAAACCCTTGGGTGTTACGATTGCGGTAGCAAAAGACCGAGCGATCGAATCCCTGATGCACACAGGCGACAAGTTTGTGCTGAATGTGCTGGAAGAAGGAAATTATCAAGCGCTGATGAGACATTTCCTCAAGCGCTTCCCACCAGGGGCCGATCGCTTTGCAGGTATAAAAACTCAACCCGATAGCAATGGTTGCCCGATTTTAACAGATGCTTTGGCTTACTTGGAATGCCAAGTTGCCAGTCGGATGGAATTGAGCGATCACTACATCGTGTACGCGACAATAGACGTAGGACGAGTTTCCAAGACAGAAGCTTTGGCTGCTGTTCACCATCGGAAAGTAGGCAATCACTACTAA
- a CDS encoding glycosyltransferase family 2 protein: MAQIKFSIAITTYNRLSLLKRAIDSALSQTVPCEVVVADDCSSDETEEYIRSLGSSIVYHRNQCNMGHAATMNAAVNVASGDWIKPVDDDDYLAPNCIEEMTRALALRPQAVICSTQAAQVDIKQVEISRSRKTGPGKVFYIPQEDIHYGMLMEMVPFGTPIQVAFSRDAFLKSGGWDTNLDVCDDIDSWIRIAQFGDAIFINQCLAYRTIWLGGYNQKSTLEKRLDINILMKDKIYTLVSEKQRSILPERHVIHSYLKLHWALVALKQRKFFILLKLCFPSGFSLLAWRLLGAAILSRQTQYYSLQKRMYTNIWIMAKLYAMVGNEYRYSMPDFQNFRAYLRLRCSWTACKQGKFISAIKIAFPSVLSMPAWKLLAKSALLAQQSKKPLVRKLVLID; this comes from the coding sequence ATGGCCCAAATTAAATTCAGTATTGCGATCACGACCTACAACCGTTTGTCTTTGCTGAAACGGGCGATTGATTCTGCTCTTTCACAAACTGTCCCCTGCGAAGTGGTGGTGGCTGATGACTGTTCCTCGGATGAGACGGAAGAGTATATCCGCAGTTTAGGCTCTAGCATCGTCTACCATCGCAATCAATGTAACATGGGTCATGCAGCAACCATGAATGCGGCAGTGAATGTGGCGAGTGGAGATTGGATCAAGCCAGTGGATGATGATGATTATCTGGCCCCCAACTGCATCGAGGAGATGACGCGAGCTCTAGCGCTGCGTCCCCAAGCCGTAATCTGCTCAACTCAAGCAGCTCAAGTCGATATCAAACAAGTCGAAATTAGCCGATCGCGCAAAACTGGCCCGGGCAAAGTTTTCTATATTCCTCAAGAAGATATCCATTATGGAATGCTCATGGAGATGGTTCCTTTCGGCACCCCAATTCAAGTGGCTTTCAGCCGTGATGCTTTTCTCAAATCTGGTGGTTGGGATACTAACTTAGATGTCTGTGATGATATTGACTCTTGGATACGAATTGCTCAATTTGGCGATGCCATATTCATTAATCAGTGCCTTGCCTATCGCACGATTTGGCTTGGGGGTTACAATCAAAAATCCACTTTAGAAAAGCGGCTTGATATCAATATTTTGATGAAGGATAAGATCTATACTTTAGTCAGCGAAAAGCAACGCTCAATCCTTCCCGAACGTCACGTTATTCACTCCTATCTAAAACTGCATTGGGCTTTGGTTGCTCTCAAACAAAGAAAGTTTTTTATTTTGCTAAAACTCTGCTTTCCATCGGGTTTTTCCCTACTAGCTTGGCGGCTTTTGGGAGCGGCAATATTATCCCGTCAAACCCAATATTATTCGCTGCAAAAGCGGATGTATACTAACATCTGGATAATGGCAAAGCTGTATGCTATGGTCGGTAATGAATACCGCTATAGTATGCCAGATTTTCAGAATTTTCGAGCTTATCTACGACTGCGATGTAGCTGGACTGCTTGCAAACAAGGAAAGTTTATTAGTGCGATTAAAATTGCTTTTCCATCTGTATTATCTATGCCAGCTTGGAAGCTATTGGCAAAATCAGCTTTATTAGCTCAACAAAGTAAAAAGCCCTTAGTTCGCAAGTTAGTTTTGATTGATTAA
- a CDS encoding carotenoid oxygenase family protein, translating into MQTFELYEHASTFPVKSYNREDWQGGYQSLKEELDYWIDDVEGQIPGELQGTLFRNGPGLFDRNGHRVQHPFDGDGMICAIAFQNGRAHFRNRYVRTAGFVEEEKAGKFLYRGVFGTQKPGGWLANLFDFKLKNIANTQVIYWGGKLLALWEAAEPHRLDPHTLETLGIDYLDGVLQPGDAFAAHPRIDRNRLVNFAIKPGLSTTITIYELDETGKVVQRHTHSVPGFAFIHDFAITPNYCIFFQNPVTFNPLPFIMGWQGAGECVKFRPGEPTRIIIIPRHTNVEDSLIQNRQVQIFETQSGFVFHHANAFEQDNKIYIDSICYESLPKVEPNSDYRQTDFETLSPGQLWRFELKPENKTVGSQILESRCCEFPSVHPAKVGQPYRYLYLGAAHADGGNAPLQAILKIDLTSSERQLWSAAPQGFVSEPIFVPRSNADNEDDGWLLTVVYDSICDRSDVVILNARDLNQEPVARLHLKHHIPYGLHGSFTPEIFGVR; encoded by the coding sequence ATGCAGACTTTTGAACTTTACGAACACGCCTCTACATTTCCAGTCAAGTCATACAATCGTGAAGATTGGCAAGGAGGATATCAATCTCTCAAAGAAGAGTTGGATTATTGGATTGATGATGTAGAAGGACAAATTCCAGGGGAGCTACAAGGTACGCTATTTCGTAACGGCCCAGGTTTATTCGATCGCAACGGTCACCGCGTGCAGCATCCCTTTGATGGCGATGGGATGATTTGTGCGATCGCATTTCAAAACGGTCGCGCCCACTTTCGCAACCGTTACGTCCGCACAGCTGGCTTTGTGGAAGAAGAAAAAGCCGGAAAATTTCTTTATCGCGGCGTTTTTGGCACCCAAAAACCCGGTGGCTGGTTAGCCAATCTCTTCGATTTCAAGCTGAAAAATATTGCAAATACTCAAGTTATCTACTGGGGTGGCAAACTATTAGCATTGTGGGAAGCAGCCGAACCTCATCGCCTAGATCCCCATACGCTAGAAACGCTAGGAATAGACTACCTGGATGGAGTATTGCAGCCCGGTGACGCTTTTGCTGCCCATCCACGCATTGACAGAAACAGATTGGTCAACTTTGCCATCAAACCCGGTCTTTCCACAACTATAACTATCTATGAGCTAGACGAAACTGGTAAAGTTGTACAGCGACACACCCATTCAGTTCCTGGTTTCGCCTTCATCCACGATTTTGCTATTACGCCAAACTATTGCATCTTCTTTCAAAATCCAGTAACTTTCAATCCCCTACCTTTTATAATGGGTTGGCAAGGTGCAGGCGAGTGCGTCAAGTTCCGTCCTGGCGAACCCACCCGCATTATCATCATTCCTCGCCATACTAATGTCGAAGATTCTTTAATCCAAAATCGCCAGGTGCAGATTTTTGAAACTCAGTCTGGTTTTGTTTTCCATCACGCAAATGCCTTTGAGCAGGACAATAAAATTTATATTGACTCGATTTGCTATGAGTCTTTACCGAAGGTCGAACCTAATTCAGATTACCGTCAGACAGATTTTGAAACTCTCTCCCCTGGGCAGTTGTGGCGATTTGAATTGAAACCCGAAAATAAAACTGTGGGGAGTCAGATTTTAGAAAGCCGTTGCTGCGAATTTCCTTCTGTTCATCCGGCAAAAGTAGGGCAGCCTTATCGTTATCTTTATCTAGGGGCAGCTCATGCAGATGGGGGAAATGCGCCCCTACAGGCGATACTAAAAATTGACCTGACTTCTAGTGAGAGACAACTATGGAGTGCAGCACCACAAGGCTTTGTCAGCGAACCGATTTTTGTGCCAAGGTCAAATGCTGATAACGAAGATGATGGTTGGTTGCTAACTGTAGTTTATGACTCGATTTGCGATCGTTCCGATGTGGTAATTTTAAATGCTCGTGACTTGAATCAAGAGCCAGTGGCTCGACTGCACCTAAAACATCATATCCCTTATGGTCTGCACGGTAGCTTTACTCCTGAAATTTTTGGAGTTAGGTAA